The Streptomyces laurentii genome contains a region encoding:
- a CDS encoding NAD(P) transhydrogenase alpha subunit (identified by MetaGeneAnnotator; putative;~sequence version:1), which produces MWWSGVPPLSVPVMSTRVIAAVLTALLSDPVPTLGDSAPVVLIEGRTNARGGFLQVVRCVRL; this is translated from the coding sequence TTGTGGTGGTCCGGCGTGCCGCCGCTTTCGGTCCCCGTCATGTCCACGCGCGTCATCGCCGCCGTCCTCACTGCCTTGCTGTCCGACCCGGTCCCGACCCTAGGCGATTCCGCGCCGGTCGTACTCATCGAGGGACGAACGAACGCGCGTGGCGGGTTCCTGCAGGTGGTGCGGTGCGTACGCCTGTGA
- a CDS encoding transcriptional regulator, tetR family (Bacterial regulatory proteins, tetR family; pfam00440;~Transcriptional regulator [Transcription]; COG1309;~Transcriptional regulator, TetR family [Streptomyces venezuelae ATCC10712];~identified by MetaGeneAnnotator; putative), translated as MSQETTGAGTTGPAAVTARLAAAPDGTAVRGEAAAMTPAAGAAPVPAPSECPGDAAPCGGRRGRPRSEAVERAIFDAAVGMLEHGVPLADLSIEKLARTAGVGKATIYRRWPGKEALLIDLLRSLELPEPDLPGTSARDDLVTLLESLRQRGMFKRSNALLHNVFSQMQMYPKLWDAYQRTVIEPRRRMSLDAIRRGMANGEIRPDLDVELVNDLVTGPLLLRSVIRPGSPLEPGLAEQIVDTVLEGVRPAVRPAV; from the coding sequence GTGTCGCAGGAGACGACGGGGGCGGGGACGACCGGCCCGGCGGCGGTCACGGCGCGGCTCGCGGCAGCACCGGACGGGACGGCGGTACGGGGCGAGGCCGCGGCCATGACCCCGGCCGCCGGGGCCGCCCCCGTCCCCGCGCCCTCCGAGTGTCCCGGCGACGCGGCCCCGTGCGGCGGCCGCCGGGGCCGGCCGCGCAGCGAGGCGGTGGAACGGGCCATTTTCGACGCGGCGGTCGGGATGCTGGAGCACGGCGTCCCGCTCGCCGACCTGTCCATCGAGAAGCTCGCCCGTACCGCCGGGGTCGGCAAGGCCACCATCTACCGCCGCTGGCCCGGCAAGGAAGCCCTGCTCATCGACCTGCTCCGGTCCCTGGAACTCCCCGAACCGGACCTGCCCGGCACCTCCGCCCGCGACGACCTCGTCACGCTCCTGGAGAGCCTGCGGCAACGCGGCATGTTCAAGCGCTCCAACGCGCTGCTGCACAACGTGTTCTCGCAGATGCAGATGTATCCGAAGCTCTGGGACGCGTACCAGCGCACCGTCATCGAACCGCGCCGCCGGATGTCCCTCGACGCCATCCGGCGCGGCATGGCGAACGGCGAGATCCGTCCCGACCTCGACGTCGAACTCGTCAACGACCTCGTCACCGGCCCCCTGCTGCTCCGCTCGGTCATCCGGCCCGGCTCGCCGCTGGAGCCCGGCCTCGCCGAACAGATCGTCGACACCGTTCTGGAGGGTGTCCGTCCAGCCGTCCGTCCGGCCGTCTGA
- a CDS encoding emrB/qacA subfamily drug resistance transporter (EmrB/QacA subfamily drug resistance transporter [Streptomyces sp. SirexAA- E];~KEGG: sgr:SGR_5254 major facilitator superfamily permease; TIGRFAM: drug resistance transporter, EmrB/QacA subfamily; PFAM: major facilitator superfamily MFS_1;~The Major Facilitator Superfamily (MFS) isa large and diverse group of secondary transporters that includes uniporters, symporters, and antiporters. MFS proteins facilitate the transport across cytoplasmic or internal membranes of a variety of...; cd06174;~identified by MetaGeneAnnotator; putative;~putative substrate translocation pore), translated as MSQPTSVSAVPGAPRVPEAVHRRRWAILGVLMLSLLIVVLDNSILNVAVKTIASPAPTGIGATQSELEWAINSYTLVFAGLLFTSGLLGDRLGRKKVLLFGIAVFGIASALAAQSGSPGELVAFRALMGLGAAFVMPATLAVLMNVFEREEQPKAIGIWAGSVGLAIAIGPITGGALLEHFWWGSIFLVNVPVVILALVLMIWLVPDSKDPKPGRVDLPGVLLSVLGLVLLVYGIIRGGELASFTDVTVLLPALAGLAVLTGFVLYEKRAAHPALDVSYFRKPAFSAAVAAIALVFFALMGVTFFSAFYLQSVRGYSALESGLLILPLAIAQMIFAPRARHVVDRFGAKAVCTTGMLAVAVGLAAFAFFDADTPVWVLEIFFFLQGAGMAHIMPPVTVAVMQALPREKAGSGSAINNTFRQVGGALGVAVLGSVLSSTYRGEIDSHLAGLPADLREKAGESIEATLGVAQHLGPAGRGLVTPAYDAFLDAMHVTAMGSAGVAVLGAIVVALFLPGRTPSGPVPAGAVPGARAEAGESVPR; from the coding sequence ATGTCTCAGCCGACCTCTGTCTCCGCCGTTCCCGGAGCGCCCCGCGTCCCGGAGGCCGTGCACCGCCGCCGCTGGGCGATTCTCGGTGTGCTCATGCTCAGCCTGCTGATCGTCGTTCTCGACAACTCGATCCTCAACGTCGCCGTCAAGACGATCGCCAGCCCCGCTCCCACCGGCATCGGTGCCACGCAGAGCGAGCTGGAATGGGCCATCAACTCGTACACGCTCGTCTTCGCGGGCCTGCTCTTCACCTCCGGCCTGCTCGGCGACCGGCTCGGCCGCAAGAAGGTCCTGCTGTTCGGCATAGCCGTCTTCGGCATCGCCTCCGCGCTCGCCGCCCAGTCCGGCAGCCCGGGCGAGCTGGTCGCCTTCCGGGCCCTGATGGGCCTCGGTGCCGCGTTCGTGATGCCCGCCACCCTCGCCGTCCTCATGAACGTCTTCGAGCGCGAGGAGCAGCCCAAGGCCATCGGTATCTGGGCCGGCAGCGTCGGCCTCGCCATCGCCATCGGCCCCATCACCGGCGGTGCCCTCCTGGAGCACTTCTGGTGGGGCTCGATCTTCCTGGTCAACGTGCCCGTGGTGATCCTCGCCCTGGTCCTGATGATCTGGCTGGTGCCCGACTCCAAGGACCCGAAGCCCGGCCGCGTCGACCTGCCCGGCGTACTGCTGTCCGTCCTCGGTCTCGTCCTGCTGGTCTACGGCATCATCCGCGGCGGCGAGCTGGCCAGCTTCACCGATGTCACCGTGCTGCTCCCGGCGCTCGCGGGCCTCGCCGTCCTCACCGGTTTCGTGCTGTACGAGAAGCGCGCCGCGCACCCCGCGCTCGACGTCTCGTACTTCCGCAAGCCCGCCTTCTCGGCCGCCGTCGCCGCCATCGCGCTGGTGTTCTTCGCCCTCATGGGCGTGACCTTCTTCTCCGCGTTCTACCTGCAGAGCGTGCGCGGCTACAGCGCCCTGGAATCGGGTCTGCTCATCCTGCCGCTCGCCATCGCCCAGATGATCTTCGCGCCGCGCGCCCGGCACGTCGTCGACCGCTTCGGCGCCAAGGCCGTGTGCACGACGGGCATGCTCGCCGTCGCCGTCGGTCTGGCCGCGTTCGCCTTCTTCGACGCGGACACGCCGGTCTGGGTCCTGGAGATCTTCTTCTTCCTCCAGGGCGCCGGCATGGCGCACATCATGCCGCCGGTCACCGTCGCCGTGATGCAGGCGCTGCCGCGCGAGAAGGCCGGCTCCGGTTCCGCCATCAACAACACCTTCCGCCAGGTCGGCGGCGCGCTCGGGGTGGCCGTCCTCGGCTCCGTCCTGTCCAGCACGTACCGCGGCGAGATCGACAGCCACCTCGCCGGGCTCCCGGCGGACCTGCGCGAGAAGGCGGGCGAGTCCATCGAGGCGACGCTCGGCGTCGCGCAGCACCTCGGCCCGGCCGGCCGCGGCCTGGTCACGCCCGCGTACGACGCCTTCCTCGACGCCATGCACGTGACGGCCATGGGCTCGGCCGGTGTCGCCGTCCTGGGCGCGATCGTCGTCGCGCTCTTCCTGCCCGGCCGCACCCCGTCCGGGCCGGTTCCGGCCGGTGCCGTCCCGGGCGCCCGCGCGGAAGCGGGAGAATCGGTTCCGAGGTAG
- a CDS encoding 3-methyl-2-oxobutanoate hydroxymethyltransferase (3-methyl-2-oxobutanoate hydroxymethyltransferase [Streptomyces cattleya NRRL 8057 = DSM46488];~Ketopantoate hydroxymethyltransferase (KPHMT) is the first enzyme in the pantothenate biosynthesis pathway. Ketopantoate hydroxymethyltransferase (KPHMT) catalyzes the first committed step in the biosynthesis of pantothenate (vitamin B5), which is a...; cd06557;~identified by MetaGeneAnnotator; putative;~metal binding site [ion binding];~oligomerization interface [polypeptide binding]), with product MTLQAAQKPPADSSKALYGGKGTRRITVHDIAAAKTRGEKWPMLTAYDAMTASVFDEAGIPVILVGDSMGNCHLGYDTTVPVTMDEMTFLSAAVVRGTRRALVVADLTFGSYQEGPVQALRNATRLIKEAGVGAIKLEGGERSLPQTELLVRSGIPVMSHLGLTPQSVNTMGYRVQGRGDESAHQLLRDAKAAQDAGAFAVVLELVPAELAAEVTRSLHIPTIGIGAGAGTDAQVLVWTDMAGLTGGKVPRFTKQYANLRETLGDAARAFAEDVSGGAFPAEEHTFH from the coding sequence ATGACGCTTCAGGCTGCCCAGAAACCGCCCGCCGACAGCAGCAAGGCGCTGTACGGAGGGAAAGGCACCCGCCGTATCACCGTCCACGACATCGCCGCCGCCAAGACGCGGGGCGAGAAGTGGCCCATGCTCACCGCCTACGACGCGATGACCGCCTCCGTCTTCGACGAGGCCGGCATCCCGGTGATCCTCGTCGGCGACTCCATGGGCAACTGTCATCTCGGCTACGACACCACCGTGCCCGTCACGATGGACGAGATGACCTTCCTGTCCGCCGCCGTCGTCCGCGGCACCCGGCGTGCCCTGGTCGTCGCCGACCTGACCTTCGGCTCGTACCAGGAAGGGCCCGTCCAGGCCCTGCGCAACGCCACCCGGCTGATCAAGGAGGCGGGCGTCGGCGCGATCAAGCTGGAGGGCGGCGAGCGCTCGCTGCCGCAGACCGAGCTGCTGGTCCGGTCCGGCATCCCGGTCATGTCCCACCTCGGCCTGACCCCGCAGTCCGTCAACACCATGGGCTACCGGGTACAGGGCCGCGGCGACGAGTCCGCGCACCAGCTGCTGCGCGACGCCAAGGCCGCCCAGGACGCGGGCGCCTTCGCCGTCGTCCTGGAGCTGGTCCCGGCCGAGCTGGCCGCCGAGGTCACCCGCTCGCTGCACATCCCGACCATCGGCATCGGCGCGGGCGCCGGCACGGACGCGCAGGTCCTCGTGTGGACCGACATGGCCGGGCTGACCGGCGGCAAGGTGCCGCGCTTCACCAAGCAGTACGCCAACCTGCGCGAGACCCTCGGCGACGCCGCCCGGGCCTTCGCGGAGGACGTGTCCGGCGGGGCGTTCCCCGCCGAGGAGCACACCTTCCACTAG
- a CDS encoding daunorubicin resistance ATP-binding protein drrA (ABC transporter signature motif;~ATP binding site [chemical binding];~D-loop;~H-loop/switch region;~P-loop containing Nucleoside Triphosphate Hydrolases; cl09099;~Q-loop/lid;~Walker A/P-loop;~Walker B;~daunorubicin resistance ABC transporter ATP-binding subunit; TIGR01188;~daunorubicin resistance ATP-binding protein DrrA [Streptomyces himastatinicus ATCC53653];~identified by MetaGeneAnnotator; putative) — protein MTRSHTHAIEVRGLVKHFGATKAVDGIDLDVREGTVLGVLGPNGAGKTTLVRCLSTLIVPDAGTAVVAGYDVVRQPRQLRRTIGLTGQYASVDEKLSGRENLYMIGRLLDLSRAEARRRADAMLERFSLTEAAKRPAMTYSGGMRRRLDLAASMIGRPAVLYLDEPTTGLDPRTRNEVWEEVQRMVADGATVLLTTQYMEEAEQLASELTVIDRGRVVASGGVDELKTRVAGRTLRIRPADPADLPAMAAALRETGLDGPAGATVEDGTGTLDVPILTDEQLTAVVRLFGARGFGIADIGTQLPSLDEVFLAITGEKTSEAAPSVPSDTITEEIAA, from the coding sequence ATGACGCGATCACACACCCACGCCATCGAGGTACGGGGCCTCGTGAAGCACTTCGGCGCGACGAAGGCCGTCGACGGGATCGACCTGGACGTCCGCGAGGGCACCGTCCTCGGGGTCCTCGGCCCCAACGGCGCCGGCAAGACGACCCTGGTCCGCTGCCTGTCCACGCTGATCGTCCCGGACGCCGGGACGGCCGTCGTCGCCGGGTACGACGTGGTGCGCCAGCCGCGCCAGCTGCGCCGCACCATCGGGCTGACCGGCCAGTACGCCTCGGTCGACGAGAAGCTGTCCGGCCGGGAGAACCTGTACATGATCGGGCGGCTGCTCGATCTCTCCCGCGCCGAGGCCCGCCGCCGCGCCGACGCGATGCTGGAGCGCTTCTCGCTCACCGAGGCCGCCAAGCGCCCGGCCATGACGTACTCCGGCGGCATGCGGCGCCGGCTGGACCTGGCCGCCTCGATGATCGGCCGGCCCGCCGTGCTCTACCTGGACGAGCCCACCACCGGCCTGGACCCGCGCACCCGCAACGAGGTCTGGGAGGAGGTGCAGCGCATGGTCGCCGACGGCGCGACCGTGCTGCTCACCACCCAGTACATGGAGGAGGCCGAGCAGCTGGCCTCCGAGCTGACCGTCATCGACCGCGGCCGGGTCGTCGCCAGCGGCGGGGTCGACGAGCTGAAGACCCGGGTCGCCGGCCGCACCCTGCGCATCCGTCCGGCCGACCCGGCCGACCTGCCCGCCATGGCGGCGGCGCTGCGCGAGACCGGGCTCGACGGCCCGGCCGGTGCCACCGTCGAGGACGGCACGGGCACGCTCGACGTACCAATCCTCACCGACGAGCAACTGACCGCCGTCGTGAGACTGTTCGGCGCCCGCGGCTTCGGCATCGCCGACATCGGCACCCAACTGCCCAGCCTCGACGAGGTGTTCCTCGCCATCACCGGCGAGAAGACGTCCGAGGCCGCCCCGTCCGTCCCGTCCGACACGATCACCGAGGAGATCGCCGCATGA
- a CDS encoding ABC transporter, permease protein (ABC transporter, permease protein [Streptomyces venezuelae ATCC10712];~ABC-2 type transporter; pfam01061;~ABC-type polysaccharide/polyol phosphate export systems, permease component[Carbohydrate transport and metabolism / Cell envelope biogenesis, outer membrane]; COG1682;~identified by MetaGeneAnnotator; putative) codes for MSAGTLPQSPADGRGPASASTSSLAKRPSSRAGSDPGPGSGTRADDGRIGLRANLRHIGALARRNMLQIKQDPESMFDAVFMPIVFVLLFVYVFGGAIAGKGNNDAYVNYVVPGLMAMMGMNIAMGVGTGINDDFKKGVMDRFRTMPIARSSVLIAKIVVEIGRMLIATAILLGMGFLLGLQIHTSVLGLFGAIGLSMVFGASLMWIFILLGLTMKTAQAVQGMAMIVLMPLQFGSSIFAPPTTMPGWLQAFTDYNPLSALADSSRALINGGPLAHSVWMTLGWSVAITAVMAPLAVAKFRKKT; via the coding sequence ATGAGCGCCGGCACCCTGCCCCAGTCCCCCGCGGACGGCCGCGGCCCCGCGTCCGCCTCCACCTCCTCGCTCGCCAAGCGGCCCTCGTCCAGAGCCGGTTCCGACCCCGGTCCCGGCTCCGGCACCCGCGCCGACGACGGCCGGATCGGCCTGCGGGCCAACCTCCGCCACATCGGCGCCCTCGCCCGCCGCAACATGCTCCAGATCAAGCAGGACCCGGAGTCGATGTTCGACGCCGTCTTCATGCCGATCGTGTTCGTACTGCTCTTCGTGTACGTCTTCGGCGGCGCGATCGCCGGCAAGGGCAACAACGACGCGTACGTCAACTACGTCGTGCCCGGCCTGATGGCCATGATGGGCATGAACATCGCGATGGGCGTCGGCACCGGCATCAACGACGACTTCAAGAAGGGCGTCATGGACCGGTTCCGGACCATGCCCATCGCCCGCTCGTCCGTCCTCATCGCGAAGATCGTCGTCGAGATCGGCCGCATGCTGATCGCCACCGCGATCCTGCTCGGCATGGGCTTCCTGCTCGGGCTGCAGATCCACACCTCGGTCCTCGGACTGTTCGGCGCCATCGGCCTGTCGATGGTGTTCGGCGCCTCCCTGATGTGGATCTTCATCCTGCTCGGGCTGACGATGAAGACGGCGCAGGCCGTCCAGGGCATGGCGATGATCGTGCTGATGCCGCTCCAGTTCGGCTCGTCGATCTTCGCGCCGCCGACCACGATGCCCGGCTGGCTGCAGGCCTTCACCGACTACAACCCGCTGTCGGCCCTGGCCGACTCCTCCCGCGCCCTGATCAACGGCGGCCCGCTCGCCCACTCGGTGTGGATGACGCTGGGCTGGTCGGTCGCCATCACCGCGGTCATGGCCCCGCTCGCGGTCGCCAAGTTCCGTAAGAAGACCTGA
- a CDS encoding signal transduction response regulator (AAA ATPase domain; pfam13191;~Bacterial transcriptional activator domain; pfam03704;~Predicted ATPase [General function prediction only];~Signal transduction response regulator [Streptomyces venezuelae ATCC10712];~identified by MetaGeneAnnotator; putative) yields MAVGGPRVRALLTVLALRAGRPVPVGVLVDEVWGAEPPADAVAALQALVGRLRRALGHERVVSADGGYRLAAAPEDVDAHRFTRLAADGVRELDAGRPGRAAALLDEALALWTGPALADLPDRAAEAARWEARRLGARRARLAAALALGEGDAVLPELDALGAEHPLDEPLQALRIRALTAAGRPAEALAVYETVRRGLADRLGADPSPELRGLHAALLKGRAAGRSTTAGPGPGGRGGGNLRARLTSFVGREDDLAALHDALGGTRLVTLLGPGGAGKTRLSQEAAERAAGQWPDGAWFVELAPVTDPEAVTEAVLDALGARETVLRGAGAEELRHPEDAAGRLVEHCAGRRLLLLLDNCEHVVGAVAELVERVLARCPGVTVLATSREPLGVPGESTLPVGPLPRDTAVRLFGERGAAVRPGFRVTDDEAAADEIVRRLDGLPLAIELAAARLRLLTPRQIADRLDDRFRLLTSGARTVLPRQQTLRAVVDWSWDLLDAPERAVLRRLAVFTGGCDLEAAEDVCAGPAVGEGAGPGAVGAVAASDVLDLLGSLVDKSLVVAAEDGTGMRYGLLETVAEYAAERLDEAGEREAAERRHLVHYREFARRTDPELRTGRQAAAMARFAAEYGNLRTALRTAVRLRDEHEGLILVHALLWYWTMRDLRADALHWAEAVAALGPDPFGPSAAPVVPLYEPCTAAPPPLGEDQLWEARRGVRLIELLNMDYETGFWVSPDGLARLRLITGAYPPGLPQICRLPGSLTVFAMILTSETGHMHAALDANVDTCRRLGHEWELANALQTRANLLANRAVWAGRAAADADEALEIFVRLDDAWGAAEALSSRGEARERRLEFAGAAEDFEAAIEYARRIGAQSQMGLLRARYADMLAETGRREDAERILREVVEGEYSRSHPPTLAARIFLAILLARTGRTGEARGYLTQLLEEFNTEAFSLFEGFTIGTLAWVDDLDGDYAAGLVRARQAYDSALSALSRTVAPEMPAAHLLTAAWALAGLGGRERARAAAMLLGAYERLQPPQHLAHPVERENRERATALTRTALADDAAFEAAHAEGGVLTLEDAAALLARAVDAIRE; encoded by the coding sequence GTGGCCGTCGGCGGCCCGCGGGTGCGCGCGCTGCTCACCGTGCTCGCGCTGCGGGCCGGGCGGCCGGTGCCGGTCGGGGTGCTCGTCGACGAGGTGTGGGGCGCCGAACCGCCCGCCGACGCCGTCGCCGCGCTCCAGGCCCTGGTCGGCAGGCTGCGCCGGGCCCTCGGCCACGAGCGGGTGGTGTCCGCCGACGGCGGCTACCGGCTGGCCGCCGCACCCGAGGACGTCGACGCCCACCGCTTCACCCGGCTCGCCGCCGACGGCGTACGGGAACTGGACGCGGGCCGCCCCGGCCGCGCCGCCGCCCTCCTCGACGAGGCCCTGGCGCTGTGGACCGGCCCGGCCCTCGCCGACCTGCCCGACCGCGCGGCCGAGGCCGCCCGCTGGGAGGCCCGCCGGCTCGGCGCCCGCCGGGCCAGGCTCGCCGCCGCGCTCGCGCTCGGCGAGGGCGACGCCGTCCTGCCGGAGCTGGACGCGCTGGGCGCGGAGCACCCGCTCGACGAACCGCTCCAGGCGCTGCGGATCCGCGCGCTGACCGCGGCGGGGCGGCCGGCCGAGGCGCTGGCGGTGTACGAGACGGTACGGCGCGGGCTCGCGGACCGTCTCGGCGCCGACCCGTCGCCCGAACTGCGCGGCCTGCACGCCGCGTTGCTGAAGGGGCGGGCCGCCGGACGGTCCACCACGGCCGGGCCCGGACCCGGCGGCCGGGGCGGCGGCAATCTGCGCGCCCGCCTCACCAGCTTCGTCGGCCGCGAGGACGACCTCGCCGCCCTCCACGACGCCCTCGGCGGCACCCGGCTCGTCACCCTCCTCGGACCCGGCGGCGCCGGCAAGACCCGCCTCTCCCAGGAGGCCGCCGAACGGGCCGCCGGGCAGTGGCCCGACGGCGCCTGGTTCGTCGAACTCGCCCCCGTCACCGACCCGGAGGCCGTCACCGAAGCCGTCCTCGACGCGCTCGGCGCCCGCGAGACCGTGCTGCGCGGCGCCGGTGCCGAGGAGCTCCGCCACCCCGAGGACGCGGCCGGCCGGCTCGTCGAACACTGCGCGGGCCGCCGCCTGTTGCTGCTCCTGGACAACTGCGAGCACGTGGTGGGCGCGGTCGCGGAACTGGTGGAGCGGGTCCTCGCCCGCTGCCCGGGCGTGACAGTGCTCGCGACGAGCCGCGAACCCCTCGGCGTACCCGGCGAGTCGACGCTCCCCGTCGGGCCGCTGCCGCGCGACACCGCCGTCCGGCTCTTCGGCGAGCGCGGCGCGGCCGTGCGGCCCGGCTTCCGGGTGACCGACGACGAGGCCGCCGCGGACGAGATCGTCCGCCGCCTCGACGGGCTGCCGCTCGCCATCGAACTGGCCGCCGCCCGGCTGCGGTTGCTCACCCCGCGCCAGATCGCCGACCGGCTCGACGACCGGTTCCGGCTGCTGACCTCCGGCGCCCGGACGGTCCTGCCGCGCCAGCAGACCCTGCGCGCGGTCGTCGACTGGTCCTGGGACCTCCTCGACGCCCCCGAACGCGCCGTCCTGCGGCGCCTCGCGGTCTTCACCGGCGGCTGCGACCTGGAGGCGGCCGAGGACGTGTGCGCCGGCCCGGCCGTGGGGGAAGGCGCCGGCCCCGGCGCCGTCGGTGCCGTCGCTGCCTCCGACGTCCTCGACCTGCTCGGCTCGCTCGTCGACAAGTCGCTCGTGGTCGCCGCCGAGGACGGCACCGGCATGCGCTACGGCCTCCTGGAGACCGTCGCCGAGTACGCGGCCGAACGGCTCGACGAGGCCGGTGAGCGCGAGGCCGCCGAACGCCGTCACCTCGTCCACTACCGCGAGTTCGCCCGCCGCACCGACCCCGAGCTGCGCACCGGCCGGCAGGCCGCCGCGATGGCCCGGTTCGCCGCCGAGTACGGCAACCTGCGCACCGCGCTGCGGACCGCCGTACGGCTGCGCGACGAGCACGAGGGCCTGATCCTCGTGCACGCGCTGCTCTGGTACTGGACCATGCGCGACCTGCGCGCCGACGCCCTGCACTGGGCCGAGGCCGTCGCCGCGCTCGGCCCCGACCCCTTCGGGCCGTCCGCCGCCCCCGTCGTCCCCCTGTACGAGCCGTGCACGGCCGCCCCGCCGCCGCTCGGCGAGGACCAGCTGTGGGAGGCCCGGCGCGGGGTGCGGCTGATCGAACTGCTCAACATGGACTACGAGACCGGGTTCTGGGTCAGCCCCGACGGCCTCGCCCGGCTGCGGCTGATCACCGGCGCCTACCCGCCCGGCCTGCCGCAGATCTGCCGGCTGCCCGGCTCCCTCACCGTGTTCGCCATGATCCTCACCAGCGAGACCGGCCATATGCACGCGGCCCTCGACGCCAACGTCGACACCTGCCGCCGCCTCGGCCACGAATGGGAACTCGCCAACGCGCTCCAGACGCGGGCCAACCTGCTCGCCAACCGTGCCGTGTGGGCCGGCCGCGCGGCGGCCGACGCCGACGAGGCCCTGGAGATCTTCGTCCGGCTCGACGACGCCTGGGGCGCGGCCGAAGCGCTGTCCTCGCGGGGCGAGGCGCGCGAGCGGAGGCTCGAATTCGCGGGCGCCGCCGAGGACTTCGAGGCCGCCATCGAGTACGCGCGGCGGATCGGGGCGCAGTCCCAGATGGGGCTGCTGCGCGCCCGCTACGCCGACATGCTGGCCGAGACCGGCCGCCGGGAGGACGCCGAACGCATCCTGCGCGAGGTGGTGGAGGGCGAGTACAGCCGCAGCCATCCGCCGACGCTGGCCGCCCGGATCTTCCTGGCGATCCTGCTCGCCCGTACCGGCCGCACCGGCGAGGCGCGGGGGTATCTGACGCAGCTCCTCGAGGAGTTCAACACGGAGGCCTTCTCGCTCTTCGAAGGGTTCACCATCGGCACCCTGGCCTGGGTGGACGACCTCGACGGCGACTACGCCGCCGGTCTCGTCCGGGCCCGGCAGGCGTACGACAGCGCGCTGAGCGCCCTGTCGCGGACGGTGGCCCCCGAGATGCCGGCGGCCCATCTCCTCACCGCCGCCTGGGCGCTGGCCGGGCTCGGCGGGCGGGAGCGGGCCCGGGCCGCGGCGATGCTCCTCGGCGCGTACGAGCGGCTGCAGCCGCCCCAGCATCTGGCGCACCCGGTCGAACGGGAGAACCGGGAGCGGGCGACCGCCCTCACCCGGACGGCGCTCGCCGACGACGCCGCGTTCGAGGCCGCGCACGCCGAAGGCGGCGTCCTCACCCTGGAGGACGCCGCCGCTCTGCTCGCCCGAGCCGTCGACGCGATACGGGAGTGA